A genome region from Streptomyces sp. NBC_01296 includes the following:
- a CDS encoding alpha/beta hydrolase, translating into MTAQRRTPVVFIHGLWLHSSSWEGWADAFREAGYEPVLPEWPGVPDTVNEARRRPDDQAGVGLVEISEAHAKVIRALPVRPVLVGHSVGGFIAQYLLGQGLAEAAVAICPGQIKGVKAIAPAQAKSTFAVLHNPGNTRRSVSLNREQFRYGFANAVSEQESEELYEEWTIPSTARPLFQLALGNFTPHSPTKVDTENESRGPLLLLSGRLDHTVPDLLTRSTYKQYRHSHATTEYQCFEDRGHSLTVDHGWPDLAEASLSWLDSHSAAAHPRAA; encoded by the coding sequence ATGACCGCACAGCGCCGAACGCCCGTGGTGTTCATCCACGGCCTCTGGCTGCATTCCTCGAGCTGGGAGGGCTGGGCCGACGCCTTCCGCGAAGCCGGGTACGAGCCCGTCCTGCCGGAGTGGCCGGGGGTCCCCGATACCGTCAACGAGGCCCGCCGCCGGCCTGACGACCAGGCCGGGGTCGGTCTCGTCGAGATCTCCGAGGCGCATGCCAAGGTGATCCGCGCCCTGCCCGTCCGGCCCGTCCTCGTAGGGCACTCGGTCGGCGGTTTCATCGCCCAGTACCTGCTCGGCCAGGGCCTCGCCGAGGCCGCCGTGGCCATCTGCCCCGGGCAGATCAAGGGCGTCAAGGCCATCGCGCCGGCCCAGGCCAAGTCGACGTTCGCCGTCCTGCACAACCCCGGCAACACCCGCCGGTCCGTCTCGCTGAACCGTGAGCAGTTCCGCTACGGCTTCGCCAACGCCGTCTCCGAGCAGGAATCCGAGGAGCTCTACGAGGAGTGGACCATCCCGAGCACCGCCCGACCGCTGTTCCAGCTGGCCCTCGGCAATTTCACCCCGCACTCACCGACCAAGGTCGACACGGAGAACGAGAGCCGCGGCCCGCTGCTCCTGCTGTCCGGCAGGCTCGACCACACCGTTCCGGACCTGCTGACCCGCTCCACCTACAAGCAGTACCGGCACTCCCACGCGACCACCGAGTACCAGTGCTTCGAGGACCGCGGCCACTCCCTGACCGTCGACCACGGCTGGCCGGACCTCGCCGAGGCCTCGCTCTCGTGGTTGGATTCCCACAGCGCGGCGGCCCACCCCCGCGCCGCCTGA
- a CDS encoding cation diffusion facilitator family transporter has product MSGHEHAHEDHGHAAGHDHGGHGHGGHSHGVSADADRRWLAIALGLIGAFMAVEVAIGIVAQSLALISDAAHMLTDAVSIVLALIAMRLAARPARGGFTYGLKRAEILSAQANGLTLLLLAVWLAYEAVRRLMDPPEVAGGLVLVTALAGIVVNVAAAWCISRANRSSLAVEGAYQHILNDLFAFIGTAVAGLIVLTTGFVQADAIATLVVVVLMVKAGYGLVRESGRILLEAAPAHMDPDTVGDRLVGHPPVTEVHDLHIWTITSGQAALSAHVLVEPAGDCHAVRRDLERLLDKEYGITHTTLQVDHVQEALLSVGRPGEDPADPHCADAHGPVHRQGPHDH; this is encoded by the coding sequence ATGAGTGGGCACGAGCACGCGCACGAAGACCACGGCCACGCCGCCGGCCACGACCACGGCGGTCACGGCCACGGCGGGCACAGCCACGGCGTCTCCGCGGACGCCGACCGGCGCTGGCTGGCCATCGCGCTCGGCCTGATCGGCGCGTTCATGGCGGTCGAGGTGGCGATCGGCATCGTGGCCCAGTCGCTGGCCCTGATCTCCGACGCCGCCCACATGCTCACCGACGCCGTCTCGATCGTCCTCGCACTGATCGCGATGCGGCTCGCGGCCCGCCCGGCGCGCGGCGGATTCACGTACGGCCTCAAGCGCGCGGAGATACTCTCCGCCCAGGCCAACGGGCTCACGCTGCTCCTGCTCGCGGTCTGGCTGGCGTACGAGGCGGTCCGGCGGCTGATGGACCCGCCGGAGGTGGCGGGCGGGCTGGTCCTCGTGACGGCGCTCGCGGGCATCGTCGTGAACGTGGCGGCCGCGTGGTGCATCTCCAGGGCGAACCGCTCCTCGCTCGCCGTCGAGGGCGCCTACCAGCACATCCTGAACGACCTGTTCGCCTTCATCGGCACCGCCGTCGCCGGTCTGATCGTGCTCACCACGGGATTCGTCCAGGCCGACGCGATCGCCACGCTCGTCGTCGTGGTGCTGATGGTCAAGGCGGGCTACGGGCTGGTCCGCGAGTCCGGCCGGATCTTGCTGGAGGCGGCGCCGGCGCACATGGACCCGGACACGGTCGGCGACCGGCTCGTCGGGCACCCGCCCGTCACCGAGGTGCACGACCTGCACATCTGGACGATCACCTCCGGGCAGGCGGCCCTGTCGGCGCACGTGCTCGTCGAACCGGCCGGCGACTGCCACGCCGTACGCCGCGACCTGGAGCGGCTGCTGGACAAGGAGTACGGGATCACGCACACCACCCTCCAGGTGGACCACGTACAAGAAGCCCTGCTCAGCGTCGGCCGCCCGGGCGAGGACCCGGCCGACCCGCACTGCGCGGACGCGCACGGACCGGTGCACCGCCAGGGCCCGCACGACCACTGA
- a CDS encoding NUDIX hydrolase, giving the protein MTTPEFIRTIRASAGKQLLLLPGVTAIVFDDRGRVLLGRRSDTGRWAVVGGIAEPGEQPAETAVREVYEETAVHCVPERVVLVQMLEPITYPNGDVCQFQDITFRCRATGGEARANDNESLEVAWFEPDALPPLEHFALDRIHRAGRDEPTWFAPPVGIQEEPRPA; this is encoded by the coding sequence ATGACCACACCTGAGTTCATCCGCACGATCCGCGCCTCCGCCGGGAAGCAACTGCTCCTGCTGCCCGGGGTCACGGCCATCGTCTTCGACGACCGGGGGCGGGTGCTGCTCGGCCGGCGCTCCGACACCGGCCGGTGGGCCGTGGTCGGCGGGATCGCGGAGCCGGGGGAGCAGCCCGCGGAGACGGCGGTGCGCGAGGTGTACGAGGAGACGGCGGTGCACTGCGTCCCGGAGCGGGTGGTGCTGGTCCAGATGCTCGAACCGATCACCTACCCGAACGGCGACGTCTGCCAGTTCCAGGACATCACCTTCCGCTGCCGGGCCACCGGCGGCGAGGCCCGGGCCAACGACAACGAGTCGCTGGAGGTGGCCTGGTTCGAACCGGACGCCCTGCCCCCGCTGGAGCACTTCGCACTGGACCGCATCCACCGCGCCGGGCGCGACGAGCCGACCTGGTTCGCACCCCCGGTCGGGATCCAGGAGGAACCGCGCCCTGCCTGA
- the lnt gene encoding apolipoprotein N-acyltransferase codes for MSSSITRDPGSTAEAEPRAEAGTAGTEAAASRWKGRAASWPLRAALAAGSGALLYLSFPPRPLWWLAPVALAVLGGCLHGRRARAGFGLGLLHGLGFLLPLLVWTSEGVGPVPWLALVTLEALLIGLTCLGIALVSRLPAWPLWGAAVWIAGEALRARAPFGGFPWGKLAFGQADGFFLPLAALGGTPLLSFAVVLCGFGLYEALRIARSHPRRATAALAALTVAAPIGAALAARPLVSDAAEDGTAVAAVVQGNVPRAGFDFNSQRRAVLDNHANRTLQLAADVKAGRVPKPDFVVWPENSSDIDPYTQPDAYDVIDKAVKAIGVPVAIGSVLVPETGPLRNTMILWDPVKGPTDTYDKRKIQPFGERIPMRSFVRLFSSDVDRVRRDFGPGKDPGVFDMAGSGVGMVTCFEAAFDDAVRSTVQDGAQVIAVPSNNATFGRSQMTYQQLAMDRVRAVEHSRTVLVPVTSGVSAVIRPDGEIVRQTEMFTADALVSEIPLRSTQTPATRFGPLPEYVLLLVAAGGLGWTLVRRIRARRAA; via the coding sequence ATGAGCAGCAGCATCACCCGAGACCCCGGCTCCACCGCCGAAGCGGAACCCCGAGCGGAAGCCGGAACCGCCGGAACCGAAGCCGCCGCATCCCGCTGGAAGGGGCGGGCGGCCTCCTGGCCGCTGCGCGCCGCGCTCGCCGCCGGCTCCGGTGCGCTGCTCTACCTGAGCTTCCCGCCCCGCCCGCTGTGGTGGCTGGCCCCCGTCGCCCTCGCCGTGCTCGGCGGCTGCCTCCACGGCCGCCGCGCCCGCGCGGGCTTCGGCCTCGGCCTCCTGCACGGCCTGGGCTTCCTGCTGCCGCTGCTCGTCTGGACCAGCGAGGGCGTCGGCCCGGTCCCGTGGCTCGCCCTCGTCACCCTCGAAGCCCTCCTGATCGGCCTCACCTGCCTCGGGATCGCCCTCGTCAGCCGGCTCCCCGCCTGGCCCCTGTGGGGCGCGGCCGTCTGGATCGCGGGCGAGGCGCTGCGCGCCCGGGCCCCGTTCGGCGGATTCCCCTGGGGCAAGCTCGCCTTCGGCCAGGCCGACGGCTTCTTCCTGCCGCTCGCCGCCCTCGGCGGCACCCCGCTGCTCTCCTTCGCCGTCGTGCTCTGCGGATTCGGTCTGTACGAGGCCCTGCGCATCGCACGCAGCCACCCCCGCCGGGCCACTGCGGCCCTCGCGGCCCTCACCGTCGCCGCCCCGATCGGCGCGGCCCTCGCCGCCCGCCCGCTGGTGTCCGACGCCGCCGAGGACGGCACCGCCGTGGCCGCCGTCGTCCAGGGCAACGTGCCCCGCGCCGGGTTCGACTTCAATTCCCAGCGCCGCGCGGTCCTGGACAACCACGCCAACCGGACGCTGCAGCTCGCCGCGGACGTCAAGGCCGGCCGGGTCCCGAAGCCCGACTTCGTGGTCTGGCCGGAGAACTCCTCCGACATCGACCCGTACACGCAGCCCGATGCGTACGACGTCATCGACAAAGCGGTCAAGGCCATCGGCGTGCCGGTCGCGATCGGCTCCGTACTGGTCCCGGAGACCGGCCCGCTGCGCAACACGATGATCCTCTGGGACCCGGTCAAGGGCCCCACCGACACGTACGACAAGCGCAAGATCCAGCCCTTCGGCGAGCGCATTCCGATGCGGTCCTTCGTCCGGCTGTTCAGCTCGGACGTGGACCGGGTGCGCCGCGACTTCGGCCCCGGCAAGGACCCGGGCGTCTTCGACATGGCGGGCAGCGGGGTCGGCATGGTCACCTGCTTCGAGGCCGCCTTCGACGACGCCGTGCGCTCCACCGTCCAGGACGGTGCGCAGGTGATCGCCGTACCCAGCAACAACGCCACGTTCGGCCGGTCGCAGATGACCTACCAGCAGCTCGCGATGGACCGGGTCCGCGCGGTCGAGCACAGCCGGACCGTGCTCGTCCCCGTCACCAGCGGTGTCAGCGCCGTCATCCGCCCCGACGGGGAGATCGTCCGGCAGACCGAGATGTTCACCGCGGACGCGCTCGTCTCCGAGATCCCCTTGCGCTCCACGCAGACCCCGGCCACCCGCTTCGGTCCGCTGCCCGAGTACGTCCTGCTCCTGGTCGCCGCCGGCGGCCTCGGCTGGACCCTCGTCCGCCGGATCAGGGCCCGCCGGGCGGCCTGA
- a CDS encoding trypsin-like serine peptidase, with the protein MLPRPAPRARSRRASRILLALAAMAALVSVDLPDAAAETPLGVTAEAGSDQAADRVGALFAGTLDGGHFCTAAVVHSDDRNVIATAAHCLDNPDTTVFAPGYRDGKAPHGLWKLTGVHVAPDWTDGRDPDEDIAFATVAPAAGGAGRIEDTVGAFPVATEQPDDVTVTILGYPSTDEAPLRCANTTSLFSQTQRRIDCPDLSGGTSGSPWLANGALAGVLGGYEDGGTVPEVSYSAVMDDQALELYREAAVSAG; encoded by the coding sequence ATGCTTCCCCGACCGGCCCCCCGCGCCCGCTCCCGGCGGGCATCCCGGATCCTGCTGGCGCTGGCCGCGATGGCCGCCCTGGTGAGCGTGGACCTGCCCGACGCCGCGGCCGAGACGCCGCTCGGCGTGACGGCCGAGGCCGGGTCCGACCAGGCGGCGGACCGGGTGGGCGCCCTCTTCGCGGGCACCCTCGACGGCGGACACTTCTGCACCGCCGCGGTGGTGCACAGCGACGACCGCAATGTGATCGCCACCGCCGCGCACTGCCTGGACAACCCGGACACCACGGTGTTCGCGCCGGGCTACCGGGACGGCAAGGCCCCGCACGGGCTGTGGAAACTGACCGGCGTGCACGTCGCCCCGGACTGGACGGACGGGCGGGACCCGGACGAGGACATCGCCTTCGCGACGGTCGCCCCGGCGGCCGGCGGCGCCGGGCGCATCGAGGACACGGTGGGCGCCTTCCCCGTGGCCACCGAACAGCCGGACGACGTGACGGTGACGATCCTCGGCTACCCCAGCACCGACGAGGCCCCGCTGCGCTGCGCCAACACCACGAGCCTGTTCTCGCAGACCCAGCGCCGGATCGACTGCCCCGACCTCAGCGGCGGCACGAGCGGCAGCCCCTGGCTGGCGAACGGCGCCCTCGCCGGTGTCCTCGGCGGCTACGAGGACGGCGGCACGGTCCCGGAGGTCTCGTACAGCGCGGTGATGGACGACCAGGCCCTGGAGCTCTACCGCGAAGCCGCCGTCTCCGCCGGCTGA
- a CDS encoding serine/threonine-protein kinase has product MKNAWTVPGYAQVRELGSGGSGRVVLAVHEATGTPVAVKYLSDRLREDPAFVGEFRAEARLLGGLDTPYVVRLYEYVEAPGGAAIVMELVDGISLRALLKQAGQADPEAALVVLKGSLLGLAAAHRAGVVHRDYKPENVLVAPDGSSKLVDFGIAARRGTTPGVAGTPAYMAPEQWQGRPASPAADVYAATATFFECLTGRKPFAGENFAELAVQHIEAPVPETEAPEPVRPLIRRGLAKAPEQRPENAEAFVAELEGVALAAYGPDWEERGQRKLAALAALLPLLFPSAGAPAAGTTALATTTFPSPSRWAPGRRGLIAGGAALVLGVLTALTYSAVGGEPGGASALNAFATSSASPGGTGPTPAPGPSVSASPSPSPSPSPSLSPSASPSPTASPSYSPTVTPTITAPTTKPPTTAPPSPKPTVVVGAVSVTLRETGPWLGQATVTVEAKGTAPVTVVLEWFTGNADGKLGTPDGAPDTLTYQPGAAAPLVKAHTFSGRGCYWGVRATTKPAAGNGSSTSQVFIRRCTIS; this is encoded by the coding sequence ATGAAGAACGCGTGGACGGTGCCCGGCTATGCGCAGGTCCGGGAGCTCGGCTCGGGTGGCAGCGGCCGCGTGGTCCTCGCCGTCCACGAGGCCACGGGCACGCCGGTCGCGGTGAAGTACCTCAGCGACCGGCTGCGCGAGGACCCGGCGTTCGTCGGGGAGTTCCGGGCCGAGGCCCGGCTGCTCGGCGGACTGGACACGCCGTACGTGGTCCGGCTGTACGAGTATGTGGAGGCGCCCGGCGGCGCCGCCATCGTGATGGAGCTGGTCGACGGGATCTCCCTGCGCGCACTGCTGAAGCAGGCCGGGCAGGCCGATCCCGAGGCCGCCCTGGTGGTGCTGAAGGGCTCGCTGCTGGGGCTGGCCGCGGCGCACCGGGCGGGCGTCGTCCATCGCGACTACAAGCCCGAGAACGTACTGGTCGCCCCCGATGGCTCCTCGAAGCTGGTGGACTTCGGCATCGCCGCGCGCCGCGGTACGACGCCCGGAGTGGCCGGCACCCCGGCGTACATGGCCCCCGAGCAGTGGCAGGGCCGACCGGCCTCGCCCGCGGCCGACGTGTACGCGGCGACGGCGACGTTCTTCGAGTGCCTGACCGGCCGCAAGCCGTTCGCCGGGGAGAACTTCGCGGAGCTCGCCGTCCAGCACATAGAGGCACCGGTCCCCGAGACCGAGGCCCCCGAGCCGGTGCGCCCGCTGATCCGGCGGGGTCTGGCCAAGGCCCCGGAGCAGCGGCCGGAGAACGCCGAGGCGTTCGTGGCGGAGCTGGAGGGCGTGGCGCTCGCCGCGTACGGGCCGGACTGGGAGGAGCGGGGGCAGCGCAAGCTCGCGGCGCTGGCCGCGCTGCTGCCGCTGCTGTTCCCCTCGGCGGGCGCCCCCGCAGCGGGGACCACGGCGCTGGCGACGACCACGTTTCCGAGCCCCTCGCGCTGGGCCCCGGGTCGGCGCGGCCTGATCGCGGGCGGCGCGGCGCTGGTCCTCGGCGTGCTGACGGCGCTCACCTACAGCGCGGTCGGCGGGGAGCCCGGCGGGGCCTCGGCGCTGAACGCGTTCGCGACGTCGAGCGCGAGCCCCGGCGGTACCGGTCCGACACCGGCCCCCGGCCCGAGCGTGTCCGCCTCCCCCTCGCCGTCCCCGTCCCCGTCCCCCTCGCTGTCACCGTCCGCGTCGCCATCGCCCACTGCGAGCCCGAGCTACTCGCCGACGGTGACGCCCACGATCACGGCGCCGACGACGAAGCCGCCCACCACTGCGCCGCCCTCGCCGAAGCCGACGGTGGTCGTCGGCGCGGTGTCCGTCACCCTCCGCGAGACGGGGCCCTGGCTCGGCCAGGCGACCGTGACCGTCGAGGCGAAGGGCACCGCGCCGGTCACGGTGGTGCTCGAGTGGTTCACCGGCAACGCGGACGGGAAGCTGGGCACGCCCGACGGCGCGCCGGACACCCTCACGTACCAGCCGGGCGCCGCCGCGCCGCTCGTCAAGGCCCACACCTTCTCCGGCCGGGGCTGCTACTGGGGCGTACGGGCCACCACCAAGCCCGCCGCCGGCAACGGTTCCTCGACCTCCCAGGTCTTCATCAGGCGGTGCACGATCTCATGA
- a CDS encoding ATP-binding protein: protein MNWLIHDYRESDLAAVVHLIDTTAELGQESVFSLAECISALTDRQPCVVAVHQGVPIGAALACVTGERAWVMRIAIAAGWRGRGLASALLVELERRLIAARVGRIAYVLPEEDLLGEGLLNAGYTRQPAVAYFEKTEPLHGPAAGLLDDLGGRFLPNDLWTKVAGMEQEKDLIERRVVLPLAEPERAAAHGVRPPRAITLFGPPGTGKTTFARAIASRLGWPFVELLPSRLADEGNLAAALRDAFARIAELERVLVFIDEVEEIAPVRTEPAQPGGIHGVTNELLKLIPGFREGDERLLVCATNSIRSLDPAFLRPGRFDYLIPIGTPDAGARAAIWSRYTAGRPDVDVAALVAASELFTPADIEHAARIAAQVSFERDLEAVGVRGAAAAQLGASTQDYLAAVAQCRPTVTPAMTGEFEADITAHARF, encoded by the coding sequence GTGAACTGGCTCATCCACGACTACCGCGAGAGCGATCTCGCCGCTGTCGTCCATCTGATCGACACCACGGCCGAACTCGGCCAGGAGTCCGTCTTCTCGCTCGCCGAGTGCATCAGCGCCCTCACCGACCGGCAGCCGTGCGTGGTCGCCGTCCACCAGGGCGTCCCCATCGGCGCGGCCCTCGCCTGCGTCACCGGCGAGCGGGCCTGGGTGATGCGCATCGCGATCGCCGCGGGCTGGCGCGGCCGGGGCCTGGCCAGCGCCCTGCTCGTCGAGCTGGAGCGGCGGCTGATCGCCGCCCGCGTCGGCCGGATCGCGTACGTCCTGCCCGAGGAGGACCTGCTCGGCGAGGGCCTGCTCAACGCCGGCTACACGCGCCAGCCGGCCGTCGCCTACTTCGAGAAGACCGAGCCGCTGCACGGACCGGCGGCCGGCCTCCTCGACGACCTCGGCGGCCGCTTCCTCCCCAACGACCTGTGGACCAAGGTCGCCGGCATGGAGCAGGAGAAGGACCTCATAGAGCGGCGCGTGGTGCTGCCGCTCGCCGAGCCCGAGCGGGCCGCCGCGCACGGCGTGCGGCCGCCGCGCGCCATCACCCTCTTCGGTCCGCCCGGCACCGGCAAGACCACCTTCGCCCGCGCCATCGCCTCCCGGCTCGGCTGGCCCTTCGTGGAACTGCTGCCCTCCCGCCTCGCCGACGAGGGCAATCTGGCCGCGGCGCTGCGCGACGCGTTCGCCCGGATCGCCGAGCTGGAGCGGGTCCTCGTCTTCATCGACGAGGTCGAGGAGATAGCGCCCGTGCGCACCGAGCCGGCGCAGCCCGGCGGGATCCACGGGGTCACGAACGAGCTGCTCAAGCTGATCCCGGGATTCCGGGAGGGCGACGAGCGGCTGCTGGTGTGCGCCACCAACTCCATCCGCTCCCTGGACCCGGCCTTCCTGCGGCCCGGGCGCTTCGACTACCTGATCCCGATCGGCACCCCGGACGCCGGGGCGCGCGCCGCGATCTGGTCCCGCTACACGGCGGGCCGGCCGGACGTGGACGTGGCGGCCCTGGTGGCGGCGAGCGAGCTGTTCACCCCGGCCGACATCGAGCACGCGGCGCGGATCGCGGCGCAGGTGTCCTTCGAGCGGGACTTGGAGGCGGTGGGCGTGCGCGGCGCGGCGGCGGCCCAGCTCGGCGCCTCCACGCAGGACTACCTGGCGGCGGTCGCGCAGTGCAGGCCGACGGTGACCCCTGCGATGACCGGCGAGTTCGAGGCGGACATCACCGCCCACGCCCGGTTTTGA
- a CDS encoding Tm-1-like ATP-binding domain-containing protein, which yields MTNVVLVGTLDTKGVEYGWLRERLLRTGVEVIMVDTGIMGEPRVPADIPREAVARAAGTELPELRTAADRGAAVTTMAQGAEATLLRLHAEGRLHAVLAIGGSGGTSIATRAMRALPLGVPKLMVSSMASGDVAPYVGSSDIAMMYSVVDIAGINSISAPVLANAVEAAAGMAKAFERASRELHRPARLGTGSRPLIAASMAGVTTIGVDAAREHLTGLGYEVLVFHVSGTGGRTLETLAGQGIFAGVLDLTLSELADDLCGGILTAGPDRLSAAGRAGIPQVVSLGALDMVKFGPLETLPDRARYRRVHVHNPSITVIRTTPAECAELGRRVAAKLRAATGPTAVCVPLRGLSTLGAPGGTYHDPDADRALFSALREGLRGSSARLYDYDTHINDPDFGRAAADRLHAMIGAARAAA from the coding sequence ATGACGAACGTCGTGCTGGTGGGAACCCTGGACACCAAGGGTGTCGAGTACGGCTGGCTGCGCGAGAGGCTGCTGCGCACCGGCGTCGAAGTGATCATGGTCGACACAGGCATCATGGGCGAACCCCGGGTGCCCGCGGACATACCGCGCGAAGCGGTGGCCCGGGCAGCGGGAACCGAACTGCCGGAACTACGCACGGCCGCCGACCGGGGTGCGGCCGTGACCACGATGGCCCAAGGCGCCGAGGCGACGCTGTTGCGCCTGCACGCCGAGGGCCGGCTGCACGCGGTGCTCGCCATAGGCGGCAGCGGCGGCACCTCCATCGCCACCCGGGCGATGCGCGCGCTGCCGCTGGGCGTGCCGAAGCTGATGGTCTCGTCCATGGCGTCCGGGGACGTGGCCCCGTACGTCGGATCCTCGGACATCGCGATGATGTACAGCGTGGTGGACATCGCGGGGATCAACAGCATCTCCGCGCCGGTCCTGGCGAACGCGGTCGAGGCGGCCGCGGGGATGGCCAAGGCCTTCGAACGGGCCTCCCGCGAGCTGCACCGCCCGGCCCGGCTGGGCACCGGCTCCCGGCCGCTGATCGCGGCGAGCATGGCGGGCGTCACCACCATCGGGGTGGACGCCGCCCGCGAGCACCTGACCGGGCTCGGCTACGAGGTCCTGGTCTTCCACGTCAGCGGCACCGGCGGCCGCACCCTGGAGACCCTGGCCGGGCAGGGCATCTTCGCGGGCGTGCTCGACCTCACGCTCAGCGAGCTCGCCGACGACCTGTGCGGCGGCATCCTCACCGCCGGCCCCGACCGGCTCAGCGCGGCCGGACGGGCCGGGATCCCGCAGGTGGTGAGCCTGGGGGCGCTGGACATGGTGAAGTTCGGGCCGCTGGAGACCCTGCCCGATCGGGCCCGCTACCGGCGGGTCCACGTACACAACCCGTCCATCACGGTGATCCGTACGACCCCCGCCGAATGCGCGGAGCTCGGCCGCCGGGTCGCCGCCAAACTCCGCGCGGCGACCGGCCCCACGGCCGTCTGCGTCCCACTCCGCGGACTGTCCACGCTCGGCGCTCCGGGCGGCACCTACCATGACCCCGACGCGGACCGGGCCCTGTTCTCGGCACTGCGCGAGGGGCTGCGCGGCAGCTCCGCCCGGCTCTACGACTACGACACCCACATCAACGACCCGGACTTCGGGAGGGCGGCGGCCGACCGGCTGCACGCCATGATCGGCGCGGCGCGGGCCGCGGCGTGA
- a CDS encoding NUDIX domain-containing protein gives MTQKRSAGLLLFRTAAEPAASAQDAVEVLLGHMGGPFWEHKDDGSWAIPKGEYEADETPLDAARREFTEEIGLPPPEGPYLPLGEVRIPGGKLVTIWAVRADLDPALMVPGTFTMEWPPRSGRTQEFPELDRVAWFTPAVAESKLIPSQIPFLERLLGLLKG, from the coding sequence ATGACGCAGAAGCGCAGCGCCGGACTGCTCCTGTTCCGTACGGCCGCCGAGCCCGCCGCCTCGGCGCAGGACGCCGTCGAGGTACTCCTCGGCCATATGGGCGGCCCCTTCTGGGAGCACAAGGACGACGGGTCCTGGGCCATCCCCAAGGGCGAGTACGAGGCGGACGAGACCCCGCTCGACGCGGCCCGCCGGGAGTTCACCGAGGAGATCGGCCTGCCGCCGCCCGAGGGCCCGTACCTGCCGCTGGGCGAGGTGCGGATCCCCGGCGGCAAGCTGGTGACGATCTGGGCCGTACGGGCCGACCTCGATCCGGCGCTGATGGTGCCCGGGACGTTCACGATGGAGTGGCCCCCGCGCTCGGGCCGGACGCAGGAGTTCCCCGAGCTGGACCGGGTGGCCTGGTTCACTCCGGCCGTGGCCGAAAGCAAGCTGATTCCCTCTCAAATCCCCTTCTTGGAGAGGCTGTTGGGGCTCCTGAAGGGTTGA